In Pseudomonas sp. ADAK18, a single window of DNA contains:
- a CDS encoding alpha-D-ribose 1-methylphosphonate 5-phosphate C-P-lyase PhnJ translates to MNDLTQAPVRDPAYNFAYLDEQTKRMIRRALLKAVAIPGYQVPFGGREMPLPYGWGTGGMQLTAAILGADDVLKVIDQGADDTTNAVSIRRFFARTAGVATTESTPDATVIQTRHRIPETPLQADQIMVYQVPIPEPLRFIEPSETETRTMHALNDYGVMHVKLYEDIATFGHIATSYAYPVMVDERYVMDPSPIPKFDNPKLDMSPALMLFGAGREKRLYAVPPYTQVISLDFEDHPFEAQKWEQCCAICGSRDSFLDELILDDAGTQSFVCSDTWYCAQRVKENNQ, encoded by the coding sequence ATGAATGACCTGACGCAAGCGCCTGTGCGTGACCCGGCATACAACTTCGCCTACCTGGATGAGCAGACCAAACGCATGATCCGCCGCGCCTTGCTCAAGGCCGTGGCGATCCCTGGTTACCAGGTGCCGTTCGGCGGCCGGGAGATGCCGTTGCCTTACGGTTGGGGCACCGGAGGTATGCAATTGACCGCCGCGATTCTGGGTGCTGATGACGTGCTAAAGGTCATCGATCAAGGTGCGGATGACACCACCAACGCTGTCTCCATCCGCCGCTTCTTCGCCCGCACCGCCGGCGTCGCCACCACCGAAAGCACACCTGATGCGACGGTCATCCAGACCCGCCACCGCATCCCGGAAACCCCATTGCAGGCCGATCAGATTATGGTCTACCAGGTGCCGATTCCCGAGCCGCTGCGCTTTATCGAACCCTCGGAAACCGAGACCCGGACCATGCACGCCTTGAACGATTACGGGGTGATGCACGTGAAGCTCTACGAGGACATCGCGACCTTCGGCCATATCGCCACCAGCTACGCCTACCCGGTGATGGTCGATGAACGCTACGTGATGGACCCTTCGCCGATTCCCAAATTTGATAACCCGAAACTCGACATGAGCCCGGCGCTGATGCTGTTCGGCGCCGGGCGGGAAAAGCGTCTGTACGCGGTGCCGCCGTACACCCAGGTCATCAGTCTGGACTTTGAAGATCACCCGTTTGAAGCCCAGAAGTGGGAGCAATGCTGCGCCATTTGCGGCAGTCGCGATTCGTTCCTCGACGAACTGATTCTCGACGATGCCGGTACCCAGAGTTTTGTCTGTTCCGACACCTGGTACTGCGCCCAGCGGGTCAAGGAGAACAACCAATGA
- the phnK gene encoding phosphonate C-P lyase system protein PhnK has protein sequence MSQPLLQVRDLSLLYGEEKGCQGVSFDLYPGEVLGIVGESGSGKSTLLSLLSGRLPPQGGHIGYRGKDGEWLDLYSASEAERRTLLRTEWGFVEQNPRDGLRMGVSAGANIGERLMAQGVRNYQQLRGAGLDWLSQVEIDPLRIDDLPRTFSGGMQQRLQIARNLVSSPRLVFMDEPTGGLDVSVQARLLDLLRGLVRELDLAVVIVTHDLAVARLLADRLMVMRRSRVVETGLTDQILDDPQHPYSQLLVSSVLQP, from the coding sequence ATGAGCCAACCACTGTTGCAAGTACGTGACCTGTCGCTGCTATACGGCGAGGAGAAGGGCTGTCAGGGCGTGAGCTTTGATCTGTACCCCGGCGAAGTGCTGGGGATTGTCGGCGAGTCCGGCTCGGGTAAATCCACCTTGCTTTCGCTGCTCAGCGGGCGCTTGCCGCCGCAGGGCGGGCACATTGGCTATCGCGGCAAGGATGGCGAATGGCTGGACCTCTACAGCGCCAGCGAAGCGGAACGCCGCACCTTGTTGCGCACGGAGTGGGGCTTTGTCGAACAGAACCCACGGGACGGCCTGCGCATGGGCGTCTCCGCCGGCGCCAATATCGGTGAGCGCCTGATGGCCCAAGGCGTGCGCAACTACCAGCAACTGCGGGGCGCCGGGCTCGACTGGCTGAGCCAGGTGGAAATCGACCCGCTGCGCATCGACGACTTGCCCCGGACCTTTTCCGGCGGCATGCAACAGCGCCTGCAAATCGCCCGCAACCTGGTGTCGAGCCCGCGTCTGGTGTTCATGGATGAGCCCACCGGCGGGCTTGATGTGTCGGTGCAAGCGCGCTTGCTCGACCTGCTGCGCGGCTTGGTGCGCGAGCTGGACCTGGCCGTGGTGATCGTCACCCACGACCTGGCGGTGGCGCGCTTGCTGGCCGACCGCTTGATGGTGATGCGCCGCTCCCGTGTGGTGGAAACCGGGCTGACGGACCAGATCCTCGACGATCCACAGCACCCTTACTCTCAACTGCTGGTGTCTTCGGTATTGCAGCCATGA
- the phnL gene encoding phosphonate C-P lyase system protein PhnL, whose protein sequence is MNALIEVRDLSKTFTLHQQHGVVLNVLRGVEFSVRGGECLVLHGQSGAGKSTLLRTLYGNYLPASGSIRVQHAGAWLELVGAEPRDVLQVRQQTLGYVSQFLRVIPRVACLDVVMEPALARGWSKADAQARAEHLLTRLNIPQRLWQLAPGTFSGGEQQRVNIARGFMVAWPVMLLDEPTASLDDSNRQVVLELMNEAKAGGAALIGIFHDRAAREAVADRHFDMTPTAVAEEEYAHAR, encoded by the coding sequence ATGAATGCCTTGATCGAGGTCCGTGACCTCTCGAAAACCTTCACCTTGCATCAGCAGCACGGCGTGGTATTGAACGTGCTGCGCGGGGTGGAATTCAGTGTGCGAGGCGGCGAATGCCTGGTGCTGCATGGCCAGTCCGGCGCCGGTAAAAGCACATTGCTGCGCACTTTGTACGGTAACTATTTGCCGGCGAGCGGCAGCATTCGTGTGCAGCATGCCGGTGCCTGGCTGGAGTTGGTGGGCGCCGAGCCTCGGGATGTGTTGCAGGTGCGTCAGCAGACCCTTGGCTACGTCAGCCAGTTTCTGCGGGTGATTCCCCGGGTGGCCTGCCTGGACGTAGTGATGGAGCCGGCCCTGGCTCGTGGGTGGTCCAAGGCTGATGCGCAAGCACGGGCCGAACACCTGCTGACCCGCCTCAATATCCCGCAACGTCTGTGGCAGTTGGCGCCCGGCACCTTCTCCGGTGGCGAACAACAGCGGGTCAACATTGCTCGCGGTTTCATGGTGGCCTGGCCGGTGATGCTGCTGGACGAGCCCACCGCATCGCTGGATGACAGCAACCGCCAAGTGGTGCTGGAACTGATGAACGAAGCCAAAGCCGGCGGCGCTGCGTTGATTGGTATCTTCCACGACCGCGCCGCCCGTGAGGCGGTCGCCGACCGCCATTTCGACATGACTCCCACCGCCGTCGCCGAAGAGGAATACGCCCATGCCCGCTGA
- a CDS encoding alpha-D-ribose 1-methylphosphonate 5-triphosphate diphosphatase, which yields MPAEQILSNAQLVTADRVFLGTVVLRDGMIVDLAEGRSQLPQAQDLNGDFLLPGLVELHTDNLEKHMTPRPGVDWPSTSAVLSHDAQIIAAGITTVFDAVSIGDVNPKGNRMQKLPAMLNAIASAEGAGLTRAEHRLHLRCELCHPDTLSVFRDLVENPLVQLVSVMDHSPGQRQFVLESKYREYYMGKYHLNDETMDAFIVLQMANSKEYSDRYRAAIVEHCLARGLSVASHDDATLAHVEESARYGMTIAEFPTTLEAARGCQQLNMKVLMGAPNVVRGGSHSGNVAAAGLAAQGLLDILSSDYYPASLLQAAFALAALDNHCDLPQAVKMISLAPARAAGLSDRGEIAIGLRADLVQARTQDGLPVVQQVWRQAKRVF from the coding sequence ATGCCCGCTGAACAGATCCTCAGCAATGCCCAACTGGTCACCGCTGATCGCGTGTTTCTCGGCACGGTGGTCCTGCGCGACGGGATGATCGTCGACCTGGCCGAAGGCCGCAGCCAGTTGCCTCAGGCCCAAGACCTCAACGGCGATTTTCTGCTGCCTGGCCTGGTGGAATTGCACACCGACAATCTGGAAAAACACATGACTCCGCGCCCCGGCGTGGACTGGCCTTCGACCTCGGCGGTGCTCAGCCATGATGCGCAGATCATCGCGGCCGGCATCACCACGGTGTTCGACGCGGTGTCCATCGGCGACGTCAATCCCAAGGGCAATCGCATGCAGAAATTACCGGCGATGCTCAATGCCATTGCCTCGGCAGAAGGTGCCGGCCTGACCCGCGCCGAGCACCGTCTGCACCTGCGCTGCGAGCTGTGCCACCCGGATACGCTGAGTGTGTTCCGCGACCTGGTGGAAAACCCGTTGGTGCAACTGGTATCGGTGATGGACCACTCGCCGGGCCAGCGCCAGTTCGTGCTGGAGTCCAAGTACCGTGAGTACTACATGGGCAAGTACCACTTGAACGACGAGACCATGGATGCCTTTATCGTGCTGCAAATGGCCAATTCCAAGGAATACAGCGACCGCTACCGTGCCGCCATCGTCGAGCACTGCCTGGCGCGCGGCCTGTCGGTGGCCAGCCATGACGACGCCACCTTGGCCCATGTCGAGGAGTCGGCCCGCTACGGCATGACCATCGCTGAGTTCCCCACCACACTGGAAGCCGCCCGCGGCTGCCAGCAACTGAACATGAAAGTATTGATGGGGGCGCCCAACGTGGTGCGTGGCGGGTCGCACTCGGGTAATGTGGCTGCCGCCGGCCTGGCTGCGCAAGGATTGCTGGATATACTTTCCAGTGACTACTACCCGGCCAGCTTGTTGCAAGCGGCTTTTGCCCTGGCGGCACTGGACAATCATTGCGATCTGCCCCAGGCGGTCAAGATGATCAGCCTGGCGCCCGCACGAGCGGCGGGCTTGAGTGATCGCGGCGAAATTGCCATTGGCCTGCGAGCGGATCTGGTACAAGCCAGGACCCAAGACGGCCTGCCAGTGGTCCAACAAGTCTGGCGACAAGCGAAGAGGGTGTTTTGA
- the phnN gene encoding phosphonate metabolism protein/1,5-bisphosphokinase (PRPP-forming) PhnN, protein MAGRLIYLIGPSGSGKDSLLDAARARLAERGWRIVRRVITRSAEAVGEAAQGVSPEQFVAMDAEGAFALSWHANGLSYGIPREIDDWLAAGEDVLVNGSRAHLAQTRLRYPTLLVVLLTVDQAVLRQRLLARGRESIADIDERLARNVRFSDSLTAAPDVFLLDNSGALALTVERLLGCLDGHPACA, encoded by the coding sequence ATGGCGGGCAGGTTGATCTATCTCATCGGGCCATCGGGTTCGGGCAAGGACAGCCTGCTGGATGCTGCACGTGCGCGGTTGGCCGAACGTGGCTGGCGCATTGTACGTCGGGTTATCACCCGCTCGGCGGAAGCGGTAGGCGAGGCGGCTCAGGGTGTCAGTCCTGAACAATTTGTCGCGATGGACGCTGAGGGCGCGTTTGCCCTCAGTTGGCATGCCAACGGCTTGTCCTATGGGATTCCACGGGAAATCGATGATTGGCTGGCGGCGGGGGAAGACGTGCTGGTCAACGGCTCCCGTGCCCACCTGGCGCAAACCCGGTTGCGTTATCCGACGTTGCTGGTGGTGTTGCTGACGGTCGATCAGGCGGTGTTGCGCCAGCGGTTGCTGGCGCGGGGCCGCGAATCCATCGCTGATATTGACGAGAGGCTGGCGCGCAATGTGCGGTTCAGCGACAGCCTGACCGCTGCGCCAGACGTGTTCCTGCTCGACAACTCCGGCGCGCTGGCGCTCACCGTCGAGCGATTGCTAGGTTGCCTCGATGGACATCCCGCATGCGCCTGA
- the phnP gene encoding phosphonate metabolism protein PhnP — translation MRLTLLGTGDARQVPVYGCDCAACGLARSDESLRRRPCSALIECGDQRWLIDSGLPDLTERFPPRSFNGILQTHYHADHAQGLLHLRWGQGLIIPVHGPVDPEGLSDLYKHPGILDFSQPFAEFETRQFGEMNVTALPLQHSKPTLGYLFEGQGRRIAYLTDTVGLPPATRAWLQREPLDVLVLDCSMPPQPQAPRNHNDLTLALQCIDEVKAELGVLTHVGHTLDAWLMQHRRELPRHVTVGWDGRVI, via the coding sequence ATGCGCCTGACTCTGCTGGGCACGGGTGACGCCCGCCAAGTTCCGGTCTATGGCTGTGACTGCGCTGCCTGTGGGTTGGCCCGCAGTGATGAAAGCCTGCGCCGTCGGCCGTGCAGTGCGCTGATCGAGTGCGGCGACCAGCGTTGGCTGATCGACAGCGGGCTGCCGGACCTGACCGAGCGTTTCCCGCCGCGCAGCTTCAATGGGATTTTGCAGACCCACTACCACGCTGACCATGCCCAAGGCCTGCTGCATCTGCGCTGGGGCCAGGGCCTGATCATCCCGGTCCACGGCCCGGTGGATCCCGAAGGCCTGTCGGACCTCTACAAACACCCCGGCATCCTCGATTTCAGCCAACCCTTTGCCGAGTTCGAAACCCGTCAGTTTGGCGAGATGAACGTCACCGCGTTGCCACTGCAACACTCCAAACCGACCCTCGGTTATTTGTTCGAAGGCCAGGGCCGGCGGATCGCTTATCTGACCGACACCGTCGGCCTGCCACCGGCCACTCGTGCCTGGTTGCAACGCGAACCGTTGGACGTGCTGGTGCTCGACTGCTCCATGCCGCCACAGCCCCAGGCACCGCGTAATCACAACGACCTGACGTTGGCGTTGCAGTGCATTGACGAAGTGAAGGCCGAGTTGGGGGTGCTGACCCATGTTGGGCATACGTTAGATGCCTGGTTGATGCAGCATCGCCGCGAGCTGCCGAGGCATGTCACGGTGGGTTGGGATGGGCGGGTGATCTAG
- a CDS encoding helix-turn-helix transcriptional regulator produces the protein MDSHDNDAAMSRIAGAIAEPARTKMLCSLMDGHARTSTEMAVIADISASTASAHLARLKDDGLVKLYTQGRHRYYSLASSQVAQTLETLMVLSANTASRFVSATPSRLQLARTCYDHMAGSLAVRLHDHFIDAGWLVGDSTYQLTQKGEVAMSGLGLDLPTISAQRRRFACSCLDWSMRRPHLAGALGAAFLQITLDRQWLTQDLDSRALGVTAKGKRALAKQFGIEVGSDRVDVTRPAGEMQAVL, from the coding sequence ATGGATTCCCACGACAATGATGCTGCCATGTCCCGGATCGCCGGCGCGATTGCCGAGCCTGCCAGGACCAAAATGCTTTGTTCGCTGATGGACGGGCACGCCCGCACCAGCACCGAAATGGCCGTTATTGCCGACATCAGCGCCTCAACCGCCAGCGCCCACCTGGCCAGGCTCAAGGACGATGGCCTGGTCAAGCTCTACACTCAGGGCCGGCATCGCTACTACAGCCTGGCCAGTTCTCAGGTGGCCCAGACACTGGAAACCTTGATGGTACTCAGCGCCAACACTGCCTCCCGATTCGTCTCCGCGACACCCAGCCGCCTGCAACTCGCCCGCACCTGCTACGACCACATGGCCGGCAGCTTGGCGGTGCGCCTGCACGACCACTTCATCGACGCCGGCTGGCTGGTTGGCGACAGTACCTATCAGTTGACCCAAAAAGGTGAAGTAGCCATGAGCGGACTCGGGCTAGACCTTCCCACTATCAGCGCACAACGCCGACGCTTCGCCTGTTCCTGCCTGGACTGGAGCATGCGTCGTCCTCATCTGGCCGGGGCCCTGGGGGCGGCGTTTCTGCAGATAACCCTCGACCGCCAATGGCTGACGCAGGATCTGGATAGTCGGGCACTGGGAGTGACGGCCAAGGGAAAAAGAGCATTGGCCAAGCAGTTTGGAATTGAGGTAGGGAGTGACCGAGTGGACGTCACCCGGCCTGCGGGTGAGATGCAGGCGGTTCTTTGA
- a CDS encoding cytochrome P450: MTPLEAATHADPYPYYARLRQEAGLRFDTELGLWVASRAETVQAVLAHPDCRVRPTGEPVPGAIAQGTAGQVFGRLMRMNEGERHQCPRRVIEPALSAMATDTIADSVTHLVSTADSLNELMFSVPVSVMAVLLGFAPKQLREVAQRTRDFVACLSPLSNALQLRNADTAASRLGQMFSVLLGDPVQQSGLLKAICRNDAVSTWQDPEALVANLIGLLSQTCEATAGLIGNSLVALQRQPQRFEDIRRTPTLAVAWVEEVARYDSPVQNTRRFVAERCVIGQSVLEAGDTVLLLLASANRDPDVNPDPDRFLLERQSRRIFSFGSGKHQCPGQHLAFTIASQVLQALLHRQPALLARPFSYWPSLNGRIPRFHDGQETAQ, translated from the coding sequence ATGACACCGCTGGAAGCTGCGACCCATGCTGATCCTTACCCCTATTACGCACGCCTGCGGCAGGAGGCGGGCTTGCGGTTCGACACCGAGCTTGGCTTGTGGGTGGCCAGCCGCGCCGAGACGGTGCAGGCTGTTTTGGCTCATCCCGATTGTCGGGTGCGCCCGACCGGCGAGCCGGTACCGGGGGCCATTGCCCAGGGCACGGCGGGGCAGGTTTTCGGCCGTTTGATGCGGATGAACGAAGGCGAGCGGCACCAATGTCCCAGGAGGGTGATCGAGCCAGCCTTGTCTGCCATGGCGACTGACACCATCGCCGACTCCGTGACGCACCTTGTAAGTACAGCCGATAGCCTGAACGAGCTGATGTTCAGCGTGCCGGTTTCGGTCATGGCGGTGCTGCTGGGCTTTGCGCCCAAGCAACTGCGGGAAGTCGCACAGCGCACACGGGACTTTGTCGCCTGCCTATCGCCGCTGAGCAACGCGCTTCAACTGCGTAACGCCGATACCGCAGCGTCTCGCCTGGGCCAGATGTTCAGCGTATTGCTCGGGGACCCGGTGCAGCAAAGTGGCCTGCTCAAGGCGATCTGCCGCAACGATGCTGTCAGCACTTGGCAAGACCCTGAAGCCCTGGTCGCCAACCTGATCGGTTTGCTGTCCCAGACCTGCGAGGCCACCGCTGGCCTTATCGGCAATAGCCTGGTGGCGCTCCAGCGCCAACCGCAACGGTTTGAGGACATTCGACGGACACCCACCCTCGCCGTGGCATGGGTGGAGGAAGTGGCGCGCTACGACTCACCGGTACAAAACACCCGGCGATTTGTTGCCGAGCGTTGTGTGATTGGGCAGAGCGTGCTGGAAGCGGGGGATACCGTGTTGTTATTGCTGGCATCTGCCAACCGGGACCCTGATGTGAATCCCGATCCCGATCGTTTTTTGCTCGAGCGCCAGTCACGGCGAATCTTCAGCTTCGGGTCGGGAAAACATCAGTGCCCAGGCCAGCATCTGGCGTTTACCATCGCCTCGCAGGTCCTCCAGGCATTACTGCATCGCCAGCCGGCCTTACTGGCTCGTCCCTTTAGTTATTGGCCGTCGCTGAATGGCCGCATCCCGCGGTTCCACGATGGTCAGGAGACCGCACAATGA
- a CDS encoding antibiotic biosynthesis monooxygenase, which yields MIAVIFEAWPHEEQYERYLDLAAELKPLLAQIEGFISIERFQSLSEPGKVLSLSFWRDEDAIQQWRSVELHRAAQAAGRGRVFEDYHLRIAQVVRDYSLEDRAQAPKDSRQAHG from the coding sequence ATGATTGCCGTCATTTTTGAAGCTTGGCCGCATGAAGAGCAGTACGAGCGCTATCTGGACTTGGCTGCGGAGCTGAAGCCGTTGCTGGCGCAAATCGAGGGTTTTATTTCCATTGAGCGGTTTCAAAGTTTAAGTGAACCGGGGAAGGTTCTGTCGTTGTCCTTTTGGCGTGACGAGGACGCTATCCAGCAATGGCGCAGCGTTGAGTTACACCGCGCTGCCCAGGCCGCAGGGCGCGGGCGAGTTTTTGAGGACTACCACCTGCGCATTGCCCAAGTGGTACGAGATTACAGCCTTGAGGACAGGGCGCAGGCGCCGAAGGACAGTCGGCAAGCTCATGGGTAA
- a CDS encoding M10 family metallopeptidase C-terminal domain-containing protein, with the protein MNEVGKTSIKLASYPAVIDESDNQLFSSAPTFTDNYARRSFTTDQAATHLTRSGARFYDRNGDSKTDVSFRLEGFNEQQKHCARRALQSWQDVATIRFQENAQGPDGSIQLTGSNRMTSGVAWGPTRQNPAARAMIGTQPAENANKIGSYFTNLLVHEIGHCLGLAHPGEYNGGGSYERDAVFVQDTRAGSVMSYWSERKQAGHNFKNMQPSAPMMYDIAAIQKLYGANLKTRDTDTTYGFNSNSGREAMSLANAADSAVFCVWDGGGNDTLDFSGYRQDQSINLNAESFSDVGGMKGNVSIAKGVTLENAVGGAGNDTLTGNEANNRLKGGTGADRLRGGGGADTFVYDKIADSTPLNTDLILDFTSGTDKVDVSGAMKEAGIKALNFTDRFSGRAGDAVLSHDPKTGRSSLAIDMSGSGKADLLVASQGEMKSTDILGGDQVPTPTPGPVPPHPAPEMDLLARLVNFVDDALATIQPILSMFEKVLRLFSGSGAGREQHP; encoded by the coding sequence ATGAATGAAGTAGGCAAAACCTCCATTAAACTGGCTTCATATCCTGCGGTAATAGACGAATCAGATAACCAGCTGTTTTCGTCGGCCCCAACGTTCACTGATAACTATGCAAGGCGCTCTTTCACCACGGATCAAGCAGCGACTCACCTCACTCGAAGCGGCGCACGCTTCTACGACCGTAACGGCGACAGTAAAACGGATGTCTCTTTCCGGCTCGAAGGCTTTAACGAGCAACAGAAACACTGTGCCCGGCGGGCTTTGCAGTCTTGGCAGGACGTCGCCACTATCCGTTTTCAGGAGAACGCCCAAGGGCCTGACGGATCGATCCAACTGACCGGCAGTAATCGAATGACCAGTGGTGTCGCCTGGGGGCCTACTCGGCAAAATCCTGCGGCCAGGGCGATGATCGGCACGCAGCCAGCGGAGAATGCCAACAAAATTGGCAGTTACTTCACGAATCTGCTTGTGCATGAGATCGGTCATTGCCTGGGCCTGGCCCACCCAGGTGAGTACAACGGCGGTGGCTCCTATGAGCGGGATGCGGTCTTTGTGCAAGACACCAGGGCCGGCAGTGTCATGAGCTACTGGTCCGAGAGAAAGCAGGCGGGCCACAATTTCAAGAACATGCAACCTTCGGCTCCAATGATGTATGACATTGCCGCGATTCAGAAACTGTACGGAGCCAACCTCAAGACCCGCGATACGGACACCACCTACGGCTTCAACTCCAATAGCGGGCGTGAAGCCATGAGCCTGGCAAACGCCGCAGACTCTGCGGTTTTCTGCGTATGGGACGGTGGTGGAAACGATACGCTGGATTTTTCCGGGTATCGGCAGGATCAGAGCATCAACCTCAATGCCGAGTCGTTCTCCGATGTGGGCGGGATGAAAGGCAACGTTTCCATTGCCAAGGGCGTTACGCTGGAAAACGCCGTGGGAGGGGCAGGCAACGACACGCTGACAGGCAATGAGGCGAATAACCGACTCAAAGGCGGTACCGGTGCGGACCGGTTACGAGGTGGGGGCGGCGCCGACACGTTTGTGTATGACAAGATCGCCGACTCTACACCGCTGAATACCGACCTGATCCTGGATTTCACCAGTGGCACCGACAAAGTCGATGTCTCTGGAGCGATGAAAGAGGCAGGGATCAAGGCCCTTAATTTCACCGACCGATTCAGTGGTCGTGCCGGTGATGCGGTGCTGAGCCACGATCCGAAGACGGGTCGCTCAAGCCTGGCCATTGATATGTCTGGCAGTGGCAAGGCCGACTTGCTGGTGGCAAGCCAGGGGGAAATGAAGTCGACGGATATCCTGGGGGGCGACCAGGTACCGACCCCGACCCCAGGCCCGGTGCCGCCCCATCCAGCACCGGAGATGGACCTGCTCGCGAGGTTGGTGAACTTTGTCGATGATGCGCTTGCGACGATTCAGCCGATATTGAGCATGTTCGAGAAGGTCCTGAGGCTGTTCTCTGGTAGTGGCGCTGGTAGAGAGCAGCACCCATAA
- a CDS encoding MFS transporter: protein MNATPHTASTMTRGMVMLFAFCCGAIVANIYYAQPIIELIAPDIGISPTLASLIVSLTQIGYALGLFFLVPLGDLLENRRLMIITTVVAIASLLGAAFTEQPNLFLLVSLLIGFSSVSVQILIPLAAHLAPAESRGRVVGSIMGGLLLGILLARPVSSVVADHFGWRAMFMAAAALMAVISVVLLLTIPKRQPDHSASYGQLLRSLGTLLRQQPVLRQRAFYQGCLFATFSLFWTAAPLELVRNHGLSQTQIAIFALVGAIGAIAAPIAGRLADAGHTHKASLLAMLFAALSFLPAFIHPLYSVIGLAVTGVVLDFCVQMNMVLGQRAVYALDAHSRSRLNALYMTSIFIGGAFGSAIASSVYEHGGWLGVMLVGSAFPLVALLRFLSAPRLAAAVSA, encoded by the coding sequence ATGAACGCCACGCCTCACACTGCAAGCACCATGACCCGAGGAATGGTGATGCTGTTTGCGTTCTGTTGCGGCGCCATCGTCGCCAACATCTACTACGCACAACCGATCATCGAACTGATCGCCCCGGACATCGGTATAAGCCCGACGCTGGCCAGCCTGATCGTGTCCCTGACGCAGATCGGTTATGCCCTGGGCCTCTTCTTCCTGGTGCCGTTGGGCGACTTGCTGGAAAACCGCCGGTTGATGATCATCACGACCGTGGTGGCTATCGCCAGCCTGTTGGGTGCGGCGTTCACCGAACAGCCGAATCTGTTCCTGCTGGTGTCGTTGCTGATCGGCTTCAGTTCAGTCTCGGTGCAGATCCTGATCCCATTGGCGGCGCACCTTGCACCGGCTGAATCCCGTGGTCGGGTGGTCGGCAGCATCATGGGTGGCCTACTGCTGGGTATCCTGCTGGCACGACCCGTGTCCAGCGTGGTGGCCGACCACTTCGGCTGGCGTGCGATGTTCATGGCGGCAGCGGCCTTGATGGCGGTGATCAGCGTGGTGCTGTTGTTGACCATTCCCAAGCGCCAACCCGATCACTCCGCCAGTTACGGCCAGTTGCTGCGCTCTCTGGGCACGCTGTTGCGTCAACAGCCAGTACTGCGCCAGCGCGCGTTTTATCAAGGCTGCCTGTTTGCCACCTTCAGCCTGTTCTGGACCGCCGCCCCTTTGGAGCTGGTACGCAACCACGGCCTGAGCCAAACCCAGATAGCCATCTTCGCCCTGGTGGGTGCCATCGGCGCCATCGCCGCCCCCATCGCCGGACGCCTGGCGGATGCCGGCCACACCCACAAAGCCTCACTGCTGGCGATGCTGTTTGCCGCCTTGAGCTTCCTGCCGGCTTTCATCCATCCGCTCTACAGCGTGATTGGCCTGGCGGTGACCGGCGTGGTCCTGGACTTCTGCGTGCAGATGAACATGGTCCTCGGCCAACGCGCCGTCTACGCCCTCGACGCCCACAGCCGCAGCCGCCTGAACGCGCTGTACATGACCAGCATCTTCATCGGCGGCGCCTTCGGTTCAGCGATTGCCAGCAGCGTGTACGAACACGGCGGCTGGCTGGGAGTGATGCTGGTGGGCAGTGCGTTCCCGCTGGTAGCGTTGTTGCGGTTTTTGAGTGCCCCCCGACTGGCCGCCGCGGTGAGTGCCTGA
- a CDS encoding DUF5666 domain-containing protein: MKMTFNTMLLASSLAAFMTLGVAQAQDAPRIGVRGAITAMDGDAMHVKVNSGEDVTVHLTKDTQVRAVTLAKIEDIKPGSYIGSAAMPNADGTLTALEIHVFPPAMAGTGDGHRAFDLKEGSSMTNGTVGDLVVSNGRTLTVKYKGGEQKIVVPDDVPIVNLEPGDRSLLKAGVKVVMFAAKGADGTITAQAISAGKDGVTPPM, translated from the coding sequence ATGAAGATGACATTCAACACAATGCTCCTGGCCTCAAGCCTGGCCGCGTTCATGACCCTGGGCGTCGCCCAGGCCCAGGACGCCCCACGTATTGGCGTACGCGGTGCCATTACGGCAATGGACGGCGATGCCATGCACGTCAAGGTCAACAGCGGTGAAGACGTCACCGTGCACCTGACCAAAGACACCCAGGTGCGTGCCGTGACCCTGGCCAAAATCGAAGACATCAAGCCTGGCAGTTACATTGGCTCGGCGGCCATGCCTAACGCAGATGGCACCCTGACCGCGCTGGAAATTCATGTGTTCCCACCCGCGATGGCGGGCACGGGGGATGGTCACCGGGCCTTCGACCTGAAAGAGGGCAGCAGTATGACCAACGGCACCGTGGGTGATCTGGTGGTCAGTAACGGCCGCACCCTGACTGTGAAGTACAAAGGTGGCGAGCAGAAAATTGTAGTGCCGGATGATGTGCCGATCGTCAACCTGGAACCTGGGGATCGCAGTTTGTTGAAGGCGGGGGTGAAGGTGGTGATGTTTGCGGCCAAGGGCGCTGATGGGACGATCACCGCTCAGGCTATCTCGGCTGGCAAGGATGGCGTGACGCCGCCGATGTAA